From Strongyloides ratti genome assembly S_ratti_ED321, scaffold srae_chrx_scaffold0000002:
aacaaaactttttattacaatatcTAAATTGTCTGATGAAGATAATGGAGGTAATATAACAGAATCTTTCTCATCAGATTTACGTCGGTCCATGTGTGCTTTATTTGATGGTAATATGCTTTacatagataaaaataatgataatgttaaattatgGAAAGATAATATGTTAATGAAcaaaaaaatgacaaaagAATTTACTGGACAAAAAGTAGAAAGaacattgaaaaatattgataattggACAAGTGTACCAAATAACGCTATggtattaatataatatgtttctagtcattttatcaatataatatttaatttgtaaaaCATTTCATTACTTCTActttaaattatacaaaaaattaaagttagattttattataagaaatTACTTCACAATGTTATTtcttaaaagttattatcattgtaaattaaaaaaaaatcatagttaaaaaagttaCAAAAGTGATTTCAAAAAACAAGTTTgaattaaatgttaaattatatgatCCATTAAGacagatatttttaattatttaataataaataataatttaattgtttattcatgtttttcttttttaactgGTGGCTCACCAGAATCTTCTTCTATACCTTTTTCTTCTGCTCTTAATGATGAAAAATCTGTATTTCCTGTCATTTGACcatttgaaatatttctataattaACACGATCAAATGTCTGATTAGAATCACTATCATAATTAGATTCTAAAAATCCTGTATTAGAATCTTCATTTATAGTTTGAAATGTTTTACTATTTGTACCATTCATAGAATTTTCTACTGATGGTAAGGCATTACTATCTTCTGTATCATGTGTtgatgtttttataatacttttaactGTTGAAAAGGATGATGGTCCAGATACTGGAACCCATTTATATACAGATATAGATGaatctttataatttatcCATTTCTTTTCCCATTTCCTTACTTTATCAATAGCacttattactttttttaattcatcttTTGCCCTATTTCTTGTTTCAGCTCTTTGATTACGACtgaacattttttataactagaatgtataaatatttaaaatgtatattaatcagattatataaaaaaaaaaaataaataatagaaatatgTGCATATTATTAAGAGTAAGATATAACATCTCGTTAGAGAAAATGAAAGtgcaaaagaaaaaatgatTGCATAGTGTAAgaataaattaatgataagtactatttataatgttaaaataaaaattgtatgatataataaaaatgccATTTATTTATGTTTGTAAAGGTTTTCCTTTAATTTCGTTTTAAAAGTAtctattaacttttaaaaactcCATTCCACATTCTTTTAAAGAGTAGATTTAGTTTCCAtttacattatataaaacaatttatcaataactaatttaaatttttttttttattaaaaacatatattattattttaaactaaaaaaaatgtatttatatttttaaatagagGATAATGAAAACTAATATTGTAGAGAagcaattttataaaatgaaaaacataaaattgtAATTCTACAACTATAGTTAGAATGCTTTAAAAATTGgtttttaaacataattttatttatctacatgattttattactttttaaaactaagttataaaaaaatattattaaataaatcataagatattttattgttaataaaaaatgattttacataattttaaaaagtaataacaaaattaaattttttaatttatataaaaaataattcgtTTCGAACATATGaactaatataaatttattttgtcttattttttgataaaatatttattaaagtaaacaatttatttgtatacccatttttgtaatttaaaaaatttaccaaaaaagtataaaaaaattagaaacaaatttaaaaagtaatttaaaatattttttttttctataatcgtaaacatattaatttaatatttaagaactaaaaatttgtttaagtTTAAACCAAATTAAAAAGTCGTCATAACAACAAACCATTCAATTTAAAATGCCTTAGTTTATCTAATATCCTTGTAATTATTGATCtgaaaattttttctcaTTTCTGAATAagtaaatataacaaaaaaatatttttgtaatttacaATTGtcttgtaaaaaaaaagaataaaaatttctttgaCATCAGaagaaaagaataaataaatgtttttcttAGTATAAATCTTCAAATAGACTCTATCAACATTtcatatcattaattttatttcattttaatgcTAATagattaataaattgtttgaATCAAATAACAC
This genomic window contains:
- a CDS encoding BCL7-like; its protein translation is MFSRNQRAETRNRAKDELKKVISAIDKVRKWEKKWINYKDSSISVYKWVPVSGPSSFSTVKSIIKTSTHDTEDSNALPSVENSMNGTNSKTFQTINEDSNTGFLESNYDSDSNQTFDRVNYRNISNGQMTGNTDFSSLRAEEKGIEEDSGEPPVKKEKHE